A window from Citrus sinensis cultivar Valencia sweet orange chromosome 3, DVS_A1.0, whole genome shotgun sequence encodes these proteins:
- the LOC127900552 gene encoding cytochrome P450 71A1-like, whose amino-acid sequence MALLSVLIKQLLQPYMDASEIYNHPLSISLLLLLLLLTLVQLLKITRHSRNHLKLPTSPPKLPILGNLHQLLGTIPHRSLKALSERYGPLMFVYFGNSPTLVVSSAELASEMIKTHDIVISNRPKTTPANILLYECRDVGFANYGEYWRKVRKICVLQLLNVRRVQSFQHIRDDEVSSLVNKIRNLCLNGGSINLTEMLLAVTNNIVSRCALGRRVEEENGKSNFGEVSRTLVEQLTAFCIGDVFPSLGWIDALSGLNGRLNATARALEDMLDQVIEEHMNNVSSEIDDDDDDQSDKKDFVDIIL is encoded by the coding sequence ATGGCTCTGCTATCAGTCCTGATAAAGCAACTGCTGCAGCCATATATGGACGCATCAGAAATTTACAACCACCCTTTGTccatttctcttcttcttcttcttctcttgctCACACTTGTACAGTTGCTAAAAATCACCAGACATAGTAGAAACCATCTCAAATTACCTACATCCCCACCAAAGCTTCCCATTCTTGGCAACCTTCACCAGCTTCTGGGAACTATCCCTCATCGCTCTCTCAAAGCACTTTCGGAGCGTTACGGCCCTTTGATGTTCGTTTACTTTGGCAATTCCCCAACTCTAGTGGTTTCATCGGCTGAGTTGGCTAGTGAAATGATTAAAACCCATGACATTGTTATCTCGAACCGGCCCAAAACCACACCTGCTAACATCCTTCTATATGAATGCCGAGATGTCGGGTTCGCTAATTACGGCGAGTACTGGAGAAAAGTTCGGAAGATTTGTGTTCTTCAACTCTTGAATGTGAGAAGAGTGCAATCTTTTCAGCATATTAGAGACGATGAAGTTTCAAGTTTGGTCAATAAAATTCGAAATTTATGCCTCAACGGAGGCTCTATTAATCTAACGGAGATGCTACTAGCTGTTACCAACAATATAGTTTCCCGCTGTGCTCTTGGGAGgagagttgaagaagaaaatggaaagaGCAATTTTGGTGAGGTATCAAGAACGCTGGTAGAGCAGCTTACAGCATTCTGTATAGGAGATGTGTTTCCATCTTTGGGGTGGATAGATGCTCTTTCAGGACTCAATGGTCGTCTCAATGCAACTGCTCGAGCATTAGAGGATATGCTTGATCAGGTGATTGAAGAGCACATGAACAATGTATCATCagaaattgatgatgatgatgacgaccAATCTGATAAAAAAGACTTTGTGGATATAATCCTCTGA